The Aulosira sp. FACHB-615 genome includes a window with the following:
- a CDS encoding alpha/beta hydrolase, giving the protein MILKNKSYRQFYLIAAIVTLAIIILNSGQVFANQLAQVNQRQVYNLERNIVYEQVNETKLTLDVYKNKKSGLSPTLMVIHGGGWIKGEKEDELFFKPYFDWGFSVVNIEYRLAKVALAPAAVEDALCALNWVVNNASKYNFDTKKIVLTGFSAGGHLSLTTGMMPDVKKFNQNCPESKPTKVAAIVNWSGITDVNDLLIGRNQKYFAVQWFGNRNSPREIEIAKSVSPINFVRPNLPPILTIHGEKDNFVPYSHAVRLHQALRQAGTVNQLFTVKGAEHGGFSKAQKRRIYAAIKTFLIKQGVIRNN; this is encoded by the coding sequence ATGATACTTAAAAACAAGTCATATCGTCAGTTTTATCTCATTGCGGCTATTGTTACTCTCGCTATTATAATTTTGAATAGTGGGCAAGTCTTTGCTAATCAGCTTGCACAGGTAAATCAACGCCAAGTTTATAATTTAGAACGCAACATTGTTTATGAACAAGTAAATGAAACTAAATTAACTCTTGATGTTTACAAAAACAAAAAATCTGGCTTAAGTCCGACATTAATGGTAATTCATGGCGGAGGTTGGATTAAAGGTGAAAAAGAAGATGAGTTATTTTTTAAACCTTATTTTGATTGGGGATTTTCTGTAGTTAATATTGAATATAGATTAGCAAAGGTAGCATTAGCACCAGCCGCAGTGGAAGATGCTCTATGTGCTTTAAATTGGGTAGTTAATAACGCCTCAAAATATAACTTTGATACCAAGAAAATTGTGTTGACTGGCTTTTCCGCAGGTGGACATCTATCATTAACTACGGGAATGATGCCTGATGTGAAAAAATTTAATCAAAACTGCCCCGAAAGCAAACCAACAAAAGTTGCTGCCATAGTTAATTGGTCGGGAATTACTGATGTGAATGATTTGTTAATTGGACGTAATCAAAAATATTTTGCTGTGCAATGGTTTGGTAATCGTAATTCTCCGCGAGAAATAGAAATTGCGAAAAGTGTTTCTCCAATTAATTTTGTGCGTCCAAATCTTCCCCCAATTCTAACCATACATGGTGAAAAAGATAATTTTGTGCCTTATAGTCATGCAGTGAGACTACACCAAGCATTGCGTCAAGCTGGAACTGTCAATCAATTATTTACTGTGAAAGGTGCAGAACATGGCGGTTTTAGTAAAGCGCAAAAAAGACGAATTTATGCAGCTATTAAAACATTCTTGATTAAGCAAGGTGTGATTAGGAATAATTGA
- a CDS encoding DUF459 domain-containing protein, producing MMQDLKFLALCGLVTYSLVMVNEPIFLKSLGSSPIAPSEVKQIAQQVELEGLSKVESDFWDSIKEIDGKSQATAQATEVPIKPEPQIPKKPETTIPTPSVTSPPIKQAEPAKRFLLLGDSIMSFLGVAFENDVKKSDYSLESIKVFYKISTGLNRIDFYDWYSRTRELIQQNNPDIMVVIFGGNDDQNILDANKKLYAELTPEWEKAYEERVERYAKLLDEYPVKKVYWIGHPISNVARYNKFFPIFNRIYQKVSAVHPKIEFVDYWNTFAVNGKFSPIAADSTGRKARVRYNDGLHPTEHGAKIMIEILKKRMIDEGVLKPKLKPATHLKK from the coding sequence ATGATGCAAGACTTAAAGTTTTTAGCTCTTTGTGGTTTAGTTACTTACAGTCTAGTGATGGTGAATGAACCTATCTTTCTGAAAAGTTTAGGTTCTAGCCCCATCGCACCCAGCGAAGTTAAACAAATAGCCCAACAAGTTGAACTAGAAGGACTTAGTAAAGTTGAATCTGATTTTTGGGATAGTATCAAAGAAATTGATGGTAAATCTCAAGCCACAGCACAAGCTACAGAAGTCCCTATAAAACCTGAACCTCAGATTCCAAAAAAACCTGAAACTACTATTCCAACCCCATCAGTTACTAGCCCACCTATCAAGCAAGCAGAACCAGCAAAACGTTTCTTATTGCTGGGTGATTCGATTATGAGTTTTTTGGGAGTTGCATTTGAGAATGATGTCAAAAAATCCGATTATAGCTTGGAAAGTATTAAAGTTTTTTATAAAATCTCCACAGGCTTAAATCGCATCGATTTTTATGATTGGTATTCCCGCACACGCGAACTGATTCAACAAAATAACCCTGATATAATGGTAGTGATTTTTGGTGGTAATGATGACCAGAATATTTTAGATGCTAACAAAAAGTTGTATGCAGAATTAACTCCAGAGTGGGAAAAAGCTTATGAAGAACGTGTCGAAAGATATGCAAAATTACTCGATGAATATCCCGTCAAAAAAGTTTACTGGATAGGTCATCCAATATCGAATGTGGCTAGATATAATAAATTCTTTCCTATTTTTAATCGAATTTATCAAAAAGTCTCAGCCGTTCACCCTAAAATCGAATTTGTTGATTATTGGAATACCTTTGCTGTCAACGGTAAATTTTCGCCTATAGCGGCAGATAGTACAGGGAGAAAAGCAAGAGTTCGGTATAACGATGGCTTACATCCAACTGAGCATGGCGCTAAAATTATGATTGAAATTCTCAAAAAAAGAATGATAGATGAAGGTGTCTTAAAACCAAAGTTAAAACCTGCGACTCATCTGAAAAAATAA
- a CDS encoding MBOAT family protein, which produces MLFPTYDFFLFFIGTFACAGFLKSHVLAYKYFLLIVNVIFYAFFGWHFLELLSANVITNYLILEGISTGKNRRFFLVFGIVINLVYLGFFKYYNFFIDSLQEVLNTFKISSEIPILQVLIPVGISFYTFRVISHLIDCYKNQLACPKFLDYAVYITYFPQIASGPIARATEFYQQLNSEKKYNYQIERVIILIISGLFKKYTLSSFLFNFIKVPFQLPEQYSSFDLILAALAYSCYIYVDFSGYSDLANAISSLLGFPPVLNFNMPYCAQSLQEFWRRWHISLSEWLRDYLYISLGGSRKGNLRKHFNLLMTMVIGGFWHGAGVNFLIWGFLHGIGLVFTHLVKDLMKNFHPKKQSDQSLTSSHIIVFSRRSQTQFWLNWCRFYFRQTVYIFKPIFACALTFSYVSLCWIFFNTSNWETALKFLQQMVNFSSNLELRSQFNLWQLYITFAIIFMMNFYGDKISVYLQNLLAKRNFIIQAILTSTLLYIVFRLGPNTVPPFVYFGF; this is translated from the coding sequence GTGTTATTCCCTACATACGATTTTTTCCTATTCTTTATAGGTACATTTGCTTGTGCCGGTTTTTTAAAATCTCACGTTCTGGCTTACAAATATTTTCTGTTAATTGTTAATGTAATTTTTTATGCTTTTTTTGGCTGGCATTTTCTAGAATTGTTAAGTGCCAATGTTATAACTAATTATTTAATACTTGAAGGTATAAGTACAGGTAAAAATAGACGCTTTTTTCTTGTCTTTGGTATAGTTATTAACTTGGTATATCTAGGCTTCTTTAAATATTATAATTTTTTCATTGATTCCTTACAAGAAGTATTAAATACATTCAAAATTTCCAGTGAGATTCCAATTTTACAAGTTTTAATCCCAGTTGGAATTTCCTTCTACACATTCCGAGTTATTTCTCATTTAATTGACTGCTATAAAAATCAACTTGCTTGTCCCAAGTTTTTAGATTATGCAGTTTATATTACTTACTTTCCACAAATTGCTTCAGGGCCAATAGCTAGAGCAACAGAATTTTATCAACAGTTAAACAGTGAGAAAAAATATAATTATCAGATAGAAAGAGTTATTATTTTGATAATTTCTGGTCTGTTTAAGAAATACACTTTATCGAGTTTTTTATTTAACTTTATCAAAGTACCGTTTCAACTACCAGAACAATACTCAAGTTTCGATTTAATTTTAGCGGCACTAGCTTATTCTTGCTATATATATGTTGATTTTAGTGGTTATTCTGATTTAGCCAATGCTATTTCTAGTTTGTTAGGATTTCCGCCAGTGCTTAATTTTAATATGCCTTACTGCGCTCAAAGTTTGCAGGAGTTTTGGCGTAGATGGCACATTAGTCTTTCAGAATGGTTGCGAGATTATTTATATATTTCCTTGGGAGGAAGCCGTAAGGGGAATTTGAGGAAACATTTTAATTTACTAATGACGATGGTAATTGGTGGTTTTTGGCATGGTGCAGGTGTGAATTTCTTGATTTGGGGATTTTTGCATGGAATTGGTTTGGTTTTTACTCACCTTGTGAAAGATTTGATGAAAAACTTTCATCCCAAAAAGCAATCTGATCAGTCTTTAACTAGCAGCCATATTATTGTTTTTTCACGGAGGAGTCAAACACAATTTTGGTTGAATTGGTGCCGATTTTATTTTCGACAAACTGTATATATATTTAAGCCGATATTTGCCTGTGCTTTGACTTTTAGCTATGTAAGTTTATGTTGGATATTTTTCAATACATCTAACTGGGAAACTGCACTGAAATTTTTACAGCAGATGGTGAATTTCTCCTCAAATTTGGAGTTGCGATCGCAATTTAATCTTTGGCAGTTATATATCACGTTCGCCATCATATTTATGATGAATTTTTATGGAGATAAAATTAGTGTTTATTTACAAAACCTCTTAGCCAAGCGGAATTTCATCATTCAAGCCATACTGACATCTACCTTGCTATATATCGTATTTAGATTAGGGCCAAATACCGTACCGCCATTTGTTTATTTTGGTTTCTAA
- the dacB gene encoding D-alanyl-D-alanine carboxypeptidase/D-alanyl-D-alanine-endopeptidase — MLSRINRQTHKVSLSLILLFLGMHIGIIQQAATAQTPASPTSTTKSVCPAQLGALIDTTINRPLFSRARWGILVKNLVSTQTLYNRDGEKYFIPASNTKLLTTATALKQLGADFRIRTSVYQDADGSLRVVGRGDPSLKNAQLTELAKQLRQQGITQVTNLIADDSYFQGDVVNPSWQWEDVQADYGAPVNSLILNENAAVLTLLPQTVGNPLQIKWADPTEAYQWRVENNSVTVQKDEPGLVEIKRDLKGAVLYLQGQLPVNAAPEVTAIAVFDPTQNFLRKFRQSLAATGISVQQTSIVNGGNNEREVAAIESPPLSDLLTETNVNSNNLFAEALLRTLAHKQQLTKNQNTADVGLKVMQETLTQFGVKPNSYSVFDGSGLSRKNLISPEALVQLLEAIAASPEAKVFRATLPVAGVSGSLKNRFRNTSAEGIVQAKTGTLRGVVALSGYIDSPQYEPLVFSIIVNQSDQPASTIRQAVDEIVVLLTQLRRNC, encoded by the coding sequence ATGTTGAGCAGAATTAATCGCCAAACACATAAAGTTTCTCTGAGTTTAATCCTACTGTTTCTGGGGATGCACATTGGTATTATTCAACAAGCTGCTACAGCCCAAACTCCAGCTTCCCCTACATCTACAACAAAATCAGTCTGTCCTGCCCAATTAGGCGCACTGATAGATACTACTATTAATCGTCCTTTGTTTAGTCGCGCCCGTTGGGGAATTTTAGTGAAAAATTTAGTTTCTACCCAAACTCTTTATAACCGTGATGGGGAGAAATATTTTATTCCTGCTTCTAATACTAAGTTGTTAACTACAGCCACAGCACTAAAACAATTAGGCGCAGATTTTCGCATTCGTACTTCTGTTTATCAAGATGCTGATGGTAGTTTGCGTGTTGTTGGTAGGGGAGATCCGAGTTTAAAAAATGCTCAATTAACAGAATTAGCCAAGCAATTACGCCAACAGGGAATTACTCAAGTTACTAATTTAATTGCTGATGATAGTTACTTTCAAGGAGATGTTGTAAATCCGAGTTGGCAATGGGAAGATGTGCAAGCTGATTATGGCGCACCAGTTAATAGTTTAATTTTAAATGAAAATGCTGCCGTGTTAACTTTGTTGCCACAAACAGTAGGCAACCCATTACAAATTAAATGGGCTGATCCTACAGAAGCATATCAATGGCGAGTCGAAAATAATTCTGTAACTGTGCAGAAAGATGAACCAGGGTTAGTAGAAATTAAGCGTGATTTAAAAGGGGCGGTGCTGTATTTACAAGGACAATTACCTGTGAATGCTGCACCAGAAGTTACTGCGATCGCAGTTTTTGATCCTACACAAAATTTCTTACGTAAATTTCGCCAAAGTTTAGCAGCAACCGGAATTTCTGTGCAGCAAACATCTATTGTTAATGGTGGTAATAATGAACGCGAAGTTGCTGCAATTGAATCTCCACCTTTGTCTGATTTATTAACTGAAACTAATGTTAATAGTAATAATTTATTTGCCGAGGCTTTATTAAGAACTTTAGCGCATAAACAACAATTAACCAAAAATCAAAATACTGCTGATGTTGGTTTGAAAGTTATGCAAGAAACCTTAACTCAATTTGGAGTTAAACCCAACAGTTATAGCGTATTTGATGGTTCTGGTTTATCGCGGAAAAATTTAATTAGTCCAGAAGCTTTGGTACAATTGTTAGAAGCGATCGCAGCATCCCCAGAAGCCAAAGTTTTTCGTGCGACTTTACCTGTAGCTGGAGTGAGTGGTAGTTTAAAAAATCGCTTTCGCAACACATCAGCCGAGGGAATTGTACAAGCTAAAACAGGTACTTTAAGAGGAGTAGTTGCTCTCTCAGGATATATAGATTCACCACAGTATGAACCATTAGTTTTTAGCATTATTGTGAATCAATCTGATCAACCAGCTAGTACAATTCGCCAAGCTGTTGATGAGATTGTTGTTCTATTAACACAGCTACGTCGTAATTGTTAG
- a CDS encoding NFACT family protein, giving the protein MQPVDFTTLTSACSELRAYWLPSRLEQVYQRDRYTISIALRTLKQRGWLEISWHPQAARICIGDPPPRSPDTFTFSQQLVHQLGGLALIAIEAIAPWERAIDLQFARRPGESALYHLYVEIMGKYSNAILTDANNFIITAAHQVSEQQSSVRPIQTGQLYEFPPKLTGPVPSLSESQARWQERVSLVPGAIKRQLIKSYSGLSASLVDSLLLAASIAPETTTDQLSSQDWQKLFECWQEWLQALNVGKFQPAWTATGYTVMGWGAVALVKDTQSLLNKYYTDQLNQQVFAQLRHQLSQKLQNILTKLKIKAQAFTTRLQQSDQADDYRQKADLLMANLQNWQAGMQEITLPDFETGEPVAIALQPDKNGVQNAQNFYKQHQKLKRARLAVEPLLLEVQSEIDYLEQVEAAIAQIENYETAEDLQALEEIRDELIGQKYLEDPQYRDRNTNETAITNFRRYRTPNGWEILIGRNNRQNDQLTFRVAGDYDLWFHAQEIPGSHILMRLEAGTVPDTDDLQYAANLAAYYSRARQSDQVPVVYTQPKYVYKPKGAKPGIAIYKQERILWGKPQLVNSH; this is encoded by the coding sequence GTGCAACCAGTTGACTTTACCACCCTGACTTCTGCTTGTAGCGAACTACGCGCTTACTGGCTGCCATCGCGTTTAGAACAAGTTTATCAGCGCGATCGCTACACTATTTCTATCGCATTACGCACCCTGAAACAACGGGGTTGGCTGGAAATTTCTTGGCATCCGCAAGCTGCACGGATTTGTATTGGTGATCCGCCGCCGCGATCGCCTGATACTTTTACATTTAGCCAGCAACTAGTACATCAATTGGGCGGCTTGGCTTTAATTGCCATTGAAGCGATCGCACCTTGGGAGAGGGCGATTGATTTACAATTTGCCCGTCGTCCAGGAGAATCTGCCCTATATCACTTGTATGTGGAAATTATGGGCAAATACAGTAATGCGATTTTGACTGATGCCAATAATTTCATCATTACGGCTGCCCATCAAGTTAGTGAACAGCAATCGAGTGTCCGACCAATTCAAACTGGACAGCTTTACGAATTTCCCCCCAAACTCACAGGCCCGGTTCCCAGTTTGAGCGAATCTCAAGCACGTTGGCAAGAAAGGGTGAGTTTAGTTCCCGGTGCAATTAAGCGTCAACTGATCAAAAGTTATAGCGGTTTAAGTGCATCACTGGTAGATTCTCTGCTGTTGGCAGCGAGTATTGCACCAGAAACAACTACTGATCAACTAAGTTCTCAGGATTGGCAAAAACTCTTTGAATGTTGGCAAGAATGGCTACAAGCTTTAAATGTTGGTAAATTCCAACCAGCTTGGACAGCAACTGGTTACACCGTGATGGGTTGGGGTGCGGTTGCGCTAGTCAAAGATACTCAAAGCTTACTGAATAAGTATTATACTGACCAACTCAATCAACAGGTATTTGCTCAATTGCGCCATCAACTGAGTCAGAAATTACAAAATATTCTGACGAAGTTAAAAATCAAAGCCCAAGCCTTTACAACTCGGTTACAGCAATCCGATCAAGCTGATGATTATCGCCAAAAAGCAGATTTGTTGATGGCTAACTTGCAAAATTGGCAAGCGGGAATGCAAGAAATCACTCTACCTGATTTTGAGACAGGGGAACCAGTAGCGATCGCACTTCAGCCTGATAAAAACGGTGTGCAGAATGCTCAAAATTTTTACAAGCAGCACCAAAAACTCAAACGCGCTCGTTTGGCAGTGGAACCGCTATTGTTAGAAGTACAATCTGAGATTGATTATTTAGAGCAAGTAGAAGCTGCGATCGCGCAAATTGAAAACTACGAAACAGCCGAAGATTTGCAAGCTTTAGAAGAAATCCGTGATGAGTTAATTGGACAAAAATATTTAGAAGATCCACAATACCGCGATCGCAACACTAACGAAACTGCTATCACTAACTTCCGTCGTTATCGCACTCCTAACGGTTGGGAAATCTTAATTGGTCGCAATAATCGCCAAAATGACCAATTAACTTTTCGGGTGGCCGGAGATTATGACTTGTGGTTCCACGCCCAAGAAATTCCGGGAAGCCATATTCTCATGCGTTTAGAAGCGGGTACTGTTCCCGATACAGATGATTTGCAATATGCAGCCAACCTCGCCGCCTACTACAGCCGCGCTCGTCAAAGCGACCAAGTACCAGTAGTCTACACCCAGCCCAAGTACGTCTACAAACCAAAAGGAGCCAAACCGGGAATTGCCATTTATAAACAAGAGCGCATTCTCTGGGGAAAACCACAGTTAGTCAATAGTCATTGA
- the xerC gene encoding tyrosine recombinase XerC, with the protein MVNSSTTPTGKTKKGQIVVREDSGSIKACFPRNYFADGKQVKKGTGISNVEGWEAKADKLQRRLQLELEKGKLDDGNGNFNEVRYQAILKEYGLQARLRLVDGGIKTSDELPPKPELSLLEVWDRYLEYIKLGMKESHFVNMYCHQYSSFIKSAIEATKSEDAIKIRNWLVENRSLNRVKILLSNLSKAYQLAIKNKSVSFNPYDGLADDIKVLGAKGKKQTEVNTETDDDVLDKSKAYTWHDVQTILEAFKNHPKKFHWHDFTKFKFLTGCRTGEAIAFLWCDINWEKECVYIRRTYDRVTKKFYHTKTSKGDKELIRIFPMPKDGELWNLIKSIPQGEANETVFKTKTKKIIRGNIFTSEHWKPVIDKLIEQGKLTKYLSPYNTRHTFITHQIFDLGRDEKIVSAWCGHGEAVSQKHYQDITDRAILINPELPASPQTQQLSKIEQLEEQLRQQQELIDKLLAEKGK; encoded by the coding sequence ATGGTAAATAGCAGCACAACACCGACTGGTAAGACTAAGAAGGGTCAAATAGTAGTACGTGAGGATAGCGGTAGCATCAAGGCTTGCTTTCCTCGTAACTATTTCGCGGATGGTAAACAAGTCAAAAAAGGTACTGGTATTTCTAATGTTGAGGGATGGGAAGCTAAGGCAGATAAATTACAACGTCGGCTACAGTTAGAGCTTGAGAAGGGAAAGCTTGACGACGGCAACGGTAACTTTAATGAGGTACGTTATCAGGCAATTTTAAAGGAATACGGATTACAGGCAAGGCTTAGGTTAGTGGATGGAGGGATCAAAACTAGTGATGAATTACCACCTAAGCCAGAGTTATCACTACTTGAAGTCTGGGATAGGTATTTAGAATACATAAAACTAGGAATGAAAGAAAGTCATTTCGTTAATATGTATTGCCATCAATACTCAAGTTTTATTAAATCAGCAATTGAAGCTACTAAGTCAGAGGATGCAATCAAGATTAGAAATTGGTTAGTTGAGAATAGAAGCTTAAATAGAGTTAAAATTTTACTTTCTAATTTATCTAAAGCCTATCAATTGGCAATAAAAAACAAATCTGTAAGTTTTAATCCCTACGATGGATTAGCAGATGATATTAAGGTTTTAGGTGCAAAGGGAAAAAAACAGACAGAGGTTAACACAGAAACCGATGATGATGTACTAGATAAATCGAAAGCTTATACTTGGCATGACGTACAAACAATTTTAGAAGCTTTCAAAAATCACCCTAAAAAATTTCACTGGCATGATTTTACTAAATTTAAATTTCTTACAGGATGTAGAACGGGTGAAGCAATTGCTTTTTTATGGTGTGATATTAATTGGGAGAAAGAATGTGTATACATTCGTAGAACATACGATAGAGTAACTAAAAAGTTTTATCATACAAAAACATCCAAAGGGGATAAAGAATTAATTAGAATTTTCCCTATGCCTAAAGATGGGGAACTATGGAACCTAATAAAATCAATTCCTCAAGGGGAAGCAAATGAAACTGTATTTAAAACCAAAACCAAAAAAATCATACGTGGAAATATTTTTACTTCAGAACATTGGAAGCCAGTTATAGATAAATTGATAGAGCAAGGTAAACTAACTAAGTATTTATCACCCTATAACACACGACATACATTCATCACACACCAAATATTCGATTTAGGCAGGGATGAAAAAATAGTAAGTGCTTGGTGTGGTCATGGTGAAGCAGTCAGCCAAAAACACTATCAAGATATAACTGACAGAGCAATTCTAATTAACCCAGAATTACCAGCTAGTCCACAAACACAGCAATTATCGAAAATAGAGCAACTTGAAGAACAGTTACGACAGCAACAGGAATTAATTGACAAGCTGTTAGCTGAGAAAGGCAAGTAA
- the treZ gene encoding malto-oligosyltrehalose trehalohydrolase, whose amino-acid sequence MKIGAHYLGNGECEFIVWSPTLNSVAVEILTPESQLIPLKPQAEGYWQVKVNDVYPGTLYRYQLNEQEAFADPASQFQPQGVHGASVVVDHHFEWTDTTWTGIPLESMIFYELHVGTFTPEGTFAAIIPRLPELRELGINAIEIMPIAQFPGDDHIQPDLAYRNWGYDGVYLYAVQNSYGSPADFKQFVNACHEQGIAVVLDVVYNHFGPEGNYMGQFAPYFTKTYKTPWGNAMNFDDAYSQGVRNYFIQNALYWLGDFHIDALRLDAIQAIYDLGAKHFLGELAETVHNFCQGGTWKRYLIAESDLNNPQIVRPPELGGYGIDAQWSDDFHHALHTLLTGDRQGYYQDFGKCADLAKAYQDTFVYDWRYAPHRKRFHGISCRDRPLSQFSVCIQNHDQIGNQMKGERLSERISFAGLKLAAGAVLLSPYLPLLFMGEEYGETAPFIYFVSHSDPELIQAVRAGRKQEFEAFHYAEDPPDPESAQTFLRCKLNWELRHQGQHKVLWNWYRQLINLRQTHRALLNFDRDSIAATSDEDKKLVVVRRWCESGEVVFAMNFNSSSVAVSLPIQQSARKLLDSADAVWSGEGSQAADKLAVGDEVVLAAMSLVLYSNPK is encoded by the coding sequence GTGAAAATTGGCGCTCACTACTTAGGTAACGGCGAGTGTGAGTTTATTGTTTGGTCTCCCACCTTAAACAGCGTTGCGGTAGAGATTTTAACGCCAGAGTCGCAGTTAATTCCGCTAAAACCGCAAGCAGAGGGATACTGGCAAGTAAAAGTCAATGATGTGTATCCGGGTACATTGTATCGATATCAATTAAATGAGCAAGAAGCTTTTGCTGACCCGGCTTCGCAGTTTCAACCCCAAGGAGTTCACGGTGCTTCTGTGGTTGTAGATCATCATTTTGAGTGGACAGATACAACCTGGACGGGTATTCCCTTAGAATCGATGATTTTTTATGAACTCCATGTCGGGACATTCACACCGGAAGGAACCTTTGCTGCGATTATTCCCCGTTTACCAGAACTACGGGAGTTAGGAATTAACGCGATTGAAATTATGCCCATTGCCCAATTTCCGGGCGATGATCATATTCAGCCTGATTTGGCATATCGCAATTGGGGATATGATGGCGTTTATCTGTATGCGGTACAAAATTCCTACGGTAGTCCCGCCGATTTCAAGCAATTTGTAAATGCTTGTCACGAACAGGGTATTGCTGTAGTGCTAGATGTGGTTTATAACCACTTTGGCCCAGAAGGTAATTATATGGGTCAGTTTGCGCCCTATTTTACTAAAACTTATAAGACACCTTGGGGCAACGCGATGAATTTCGATGATGCTTATAGCCAAGGTGTGCGAAATTATTTTATTCAAAATGCTTTGTATTGGTTGGGAGATTTTCATATAGATGCTTTGCGGCTGGATGCAATTCAAGCAATTTATGATTTGGGTGCAAAGCATTTTTTAGGGGAATTGGCGGAAACTGTGCATAACTTTTGCCAAGGGGGGACATGGAAACGTTATTTAATTGCAGAAAGTGACTTGAATAACCCGCAAATTGTACGTCCGCCAGAATTGGGAGGATATGGAATTGATGCACAGTGGAGTGATGATTTTCACCACGCATTACATACATTGTTAACAGGCGATCGCCAAGGGTATTATCAAGATTTCGGTAAGTGTGCCGATTTAGCTAAAGCTTACCAAGATACTTTTGTCTACGATTGGCGGTATGCACCCCACCGTAAGCGTTTTCATGGGATATCTTGCCGCGATCGCCCATTATCTCAGTTTTCAGTCTGTATTCAAAATCACGACCAAATTGGTAATCAAATGAAGGGGGAACGCTTATCTGAGCGAATTTCCTTTGCTGGTTTGAAATTAGCGGCTGGTGCTGTATTGTTGTCACCCTACTTACCGTTACTATTCATGGGTGAAGAATATGGCGAAACAGCACCCTTTATCTATTTTGTCAGCCACTCCGACCCTGAATTGATTCAAGCTGTGCGTGCTGGACGTAAGCAAGAGTTTGAGGCGTTCCACTATGCAGAAGATCCACCAGATCCCGAATCTGCACAGACATTTCTGCGGTGTAAACTTAACTGGGAATTGCGTCACCAAGGACAACACAAGGTTTTATGGAATTGGTATCGTCAGTTAATTAATTTACGCCAAACTCATCGCGCGTTGTTGAATTTTGACCGCGACAGTATAGCAGCAACTAGTGATGAAGACAAAAAATTAGTTGTTGTGCGGCGTTGGTGTGAGTCGGGTGAGGTGGTATTTGCGATGAATTTTAATTCGTCATCGGTGGCGGTGAGTTTACCAATTCAGCAAAGTGCGCGGAAGTTATTAGACTCAGCCGATGCTGTATGGTCTGGTGAAGGTTCTCAAGCTGCTGACAAACTCGCGGTGGGGGATGAGGTTGTGTTGGCGGCTATGAGTTTAGTTTTGTATAGCAATCCTAAATGA